One segment of Triticum aestivum cultivar Chinese Spring chromosome 2A, IWGSC CS RefSeq v2.1, whole genome shotgun sequence DNA contains the following:
- the LOC123184396 gene encoding (E)-beta-caryophyllene synthase: MAAPVIADLHKPRPYTPSLWGDFFLNHSPCTPSQYSAMKDMASIRKERVRKIILAAISSSDLPMKLELVDTLQRTGVAYHFGKEIQELLCGMQGDEQGFGDDLHITASRFYLLRKHGYHVSPDVFLKFRDDRGNFASNDVNSLLALYNAAYLRTRGEEVLDDAIIFTKSRLQCMLELLEPWLAEEVRCTLETPSFRRVERVETRRYIPVYEKKSTGDEDILEFAKFDFNILQTLYCEELKALTIWWKGFKSQMDIKFARDRMVELHFWILGVVYEPQYSYSRVMLTKLLIFVSLFDDFYDNYSTTEESNIFTAAMERWGEQAAENLPANLKALYINILNTTNDIEEELKHQKNKNAELVKDFVIHVAKCYHAEVKWRDEHYVPTSVEEHLQISVRSSACMQIISFVFIFMGDVTTREVLEWALTYPKIIRSVCIVGRIGNDMVSHEREQISQHVISTVQTCTKEHEITVAEANEKLKVIIEEAWMDIVRECLHKKQPMVLLEKATDLARTMDFMYKREDAFTLPSSLKETLTSLYVNYI, from the exons ATGGCTGCTCCTGTTATTGCTGACCTGCACAAGCCCCGGCCTTACACCCCCAGCCTCTGGGGCGACTTCTTCCTCAACCACAGTCCATGCACTCCATCACAG TATTCGGCTATGAAGGACATGGCGAGTATCAGAAAGGAGCGGGTGAGAAAGATCATCTTGGCCGCCATATCTTCTTCTGATTTACCTATGAAGCTGGAGCTTGTCGACACGCTGCAACGAACCGGTGTGGCCTATCACTTTGGCAAAGAGATCCAAGAGTTACTATGTGGCATGCAAGGTGACGAACAAGGCTTTGGTGACGACCTCCACATAACCGCGTCGCGGTTCTATTTGTTGAGGAAGCATGGGTACCACGTCTCTCCTG ATGTGTTTCTGAAGTTCAGAGATGACCGAGGAAACTTTGCAAGCAATGATGTGAACTCATTGTTGGCACTGTACAACGCGGCATATCTTAGGACTCGTGGGGAAGAAGTGTTGGACGACGCTATTATTTTCACCAAGAGCCGTCTACAATGCATGTTAGAACTTCTAGAACCGTGGTTGGCAGAAGAGGTCCGGTGTACACTGGAGACACCCAGTTTCAGGAGAGTTGAGAGAGTGGAAACTAGGCGTTACATCCCGGTGTATGAGAAGAAGTCAACAGGAGATGAAGACATATTGGAGTTTGCTAAGTTTGACTTCAACATTTTGCAAACACTCTATTGTGAGGAGTTGAAAGCTCTTACCAT TTGGTGGAAAGGCTTCAAATCACAAATGGATATAAAATTTGCACGAGACAGAATGGTGGAGCTACACTTTTGGATACTTGGAGTTGTCTATGAGCCACAATATTCCTATTCACGTGTAATGTTGACAAAACTGCTCATATTTGTGTCATTATTTGATGACTTCTATGACAACTATAGCACCACAGAAGAAAGCAACATCTTCACCGCAGCCATGGAAAG GTGGGGTGAACAAGCTGCAGAGAATTTACCAGCAAACTTGAAGGCATTGTACATCAACATACTTAACACTACAAATGATATCGAGGAAGAGTTAAAGCATCAGAAAAATAAGAATGCTGAATTGGTAAAAGATTTT gTAATCCACGTGGCCAAATGCTATCACGCTGAGGTGAAATGGCGTGACGAACACTACGTACCAACTAGTGTTGAAGAGCATCTGCAAATTTCAGTGCGCAGCAGTGCTTGTATGCAAATAATAAGCTTTGTATTTATTTTCATGGGTGATGTGACTACAAGAGAGGTTCTTGAGTGGGCTTTAACCTATCCAAAAATTATCAGATCTGTATGCATTGTTGGGCGCATTGGCAATGACATGGTGTCACATGAG CGTGAACAAATATCACAACATGTGATATCCACGGTGCAAACTTGTACAAAAGAGCACGAGATAACAGTAGCAGAAGCCAATGAGAAGCTCAAGGTGATAATTGAAGAAGCATGGATGGACATAGTCCGCGAATGCCTCCACAAAAAACAGCCAATGGTGCTTCTAGAGAAGGCAACCGATCTTGCCCGGACAATGGATTTTATGTACAAGCGTGAAGATGCGTTTACCCTCCCGTCTAGTCTCAAAGAGACCTTAACTTCACTTTATGTGAATTACATATGA
- the LOC123187139 gene encoding ABC transporter G family member 25: protein MRDAGHSRYRRRAGLPMLSLLLALALFAGGASGQPPVPPEMRGVQAQLTGLTNDVAHTISDRFSFCVSDTQEDWNGAFNYSSDLGFVQRCLADTRGDMPQRLCTPAEAKFYFTSLYNPKGEKNLFLETNINCGISAWSPGCEPGWACSVGPIPAANDNETIPLRATNCQACCEGFFCPRGLTCMLPCPLGSYCPRARGNSTTGLCDPYKYQITPNSTNGCGGADKWADFGSTEEIFCPAGYHCPSTTSKLSCTSGHYCKLGSTREEKCVIKGSCKENETNENIIILGACLVGIIGVSLLVVYNCSGQFLTIRERRKARSRENAIQLARQQLRAHQGWKAAKQIARKHVTGVQDHLSRTFSRRRSFRQQTDLENSSHRVQEARLMGSTGPNERSDSIVFSAQNTSEISEVMPSVVMDISNDGEVVATNDKPAPKGKHRSTQTQIFKYAYGEIELEKARQEENKNMSFTGVLAKVKELQKEMTRPLLKVEFKNLTLSLGKRKLLRSVTGELQPGRVTAVMGPSGAGKTTFLNAVAGKVTGYQVTGSVLVNGAQGSIRSYKKIIGFVPQDDVVHGNLTVEENLWFSANCRLPARMSHRDRVLIVERVIESLDLQGVRNSVVGTVEKRGISGGQRKRVNVGIEMVMEPSLLILDEPTSGLDSSSSQLLLKALRHEALEGVNICAVVHQPSYTLYNMFDDLILLAKGGLIVYNGPIKTIEDYFSTLGIHVPDRVNPPDHYIDILEGIVKPESGIKAKHLPVHWMLYNGYEVPSDMKDDLKAMGEQSPDVDINRSMSGSTPHCLPAGVTNAFAQERNRLEHRLSKPGDLSSRRTPGILKQYKFFLGRVTKQRLREGRLLGVDFLILGLAGICLGTIAKLSDPTFGMPGYIYTIIAVSLLCKIAALRSFSLERLQYLRERESGMSTLAYFLARDTIDHFNTALKPIIYLSMFYYFNNPRSSIGSNYVILLSLVYCVTGIGYTFAICFNPGSAQLCSALIPVVLTLLSTQRTTPTFLKNMSYPKWALEGFIIANAKRYPGVWLITRCGLLFRSGFNIHNYQLCIVVLFMYGLFFRIVAFVAMVLLKKR from the exons ATGCGCGATGCCGGGCACTCGCGGTACCGCCGGCGGGCCGGCCTGCCGATGCTCTCCCTTCTGCTCGCGCTCGCGCTGTTCGCCGGGGGTGCCAGCGGGCAGCCGCCGGTGCCGCCGGAGATGAGGGGCGTGCAGGCGCAGCTCACGGGGCTCACCAACGACGTCGCCCACACCATCTCCGACCGCTTCAGCTTCTGCGTCTCCGACAC GCAGGAGGACTGGAACGGGGCCTTCAACTACTCCTCCGACCTCGGCTTCGTGCAGCGCTGCCTCGCCGACACCAGAg GTGACATGCCGCAGCGCTTATGCACGCCGGCAGAAGCGAAGTTCTACTTCACAAGCCTGTACAACCCGAAAGGCGAGAAAAACCTCTTCCTGGAGACCAACATAAACTGCGGCATCTCCGCTTGGTCGCCGGGTTGTGAGCCGGGGTGGGCTTGCTCTGTTGGTCCGATCCCTGCCGCCAACGACAACGAGACCATCCCACTGAGAGCCACCAACTGCCAGGCGTGCTGCGAGGGCTTCTTCTGTCCCCGTGGTCTCACCTGCATGCTCC CTTGTCCATTGGGATCGTACTGTCCGCGTGCCAGAGGGAACTCAACCACTGGTCTTTGTGATCC GTACAAGTACCAGATAACTCCAAACTCGACCAATGGCTGCGGTGGCGCCGACAAATGGGCTGATTTTGGGAGCACTGAAGAAATCTTCTGTCCTGCTGGTTACCACTGCCCAAGCACAACATCCAAATTGTCCTGTACCAGCGG GCATTATTGCAAATTGGGTTCCACCAGAGAAGAGA AATGCGTCATTAAAGGCTCATGTAAGGAAAACGAAACGAATGAAAACATCATCATTTTGGGCGCTTGTTTAGTG GGTATAATAGGCGTGTCGCTCTTGGTCGTGTACAACTGCTCAGGTCAGTTCCTCACTATTCGTGAACGAAGGAAAGCGAGGTCGAGGGAGAACGCGATTCAGCTTGCTCGGCAGCAGCTCAGGGCTCACCAGGGATGGAAGGCAGCCAAACAGATCGCGAGGAAACATGTGACCGGCGTGCAGGACCATCTGTCACGCACATTTTCACGCAGGAGATCCTTTCGTCAGCAGACAGATCTCGAGAATTCTAGCCACAGGGTGCAGGAAGCGCGCCTGATGGGTTCGACCGGGCCAAATGAAAGGTCAGACTCCATAGTGTTTTCAGCTCAGAACACAAGCGAGATATCCGAAGTCATGCCTTCGGTTGTCATGGACATAAGCAACGATGGAGAAGTAGTTGCTACCAATGACAAGCCGGCACCCAAAGGCAAGCACAGATCAACTCAAACTCAAATATTCAAGTATGCGTATGGCGAGATAGAGTTGGAGAAGGCGAGGCAGGAAGAGAACAAGAACATGTCCTTCACCGGAGTGCTTGCCAAGGTGAAGGAGCTACAAAAGGAGATGACCAGGCCTTTGCTCAAGGTTGAGTTCAAGAACCTGACCCTGTCACTTGGAAAAAGGAAGCTGCTGAGGTCTGTCACAGGCGAGCTCCAGCCAGGCCGTGTCACCGCCGTCATGGGCCCCTCTGGAGCCGGCAAGACGACGTTCCTTAATGCTGTGGCCGGGAAGGTGACCGGTTATCAAGTGACCGGTTCTGTCCTTGTTAATGGAGCGCAAGGAAGTATACGTTCTTACAAGAAGATCATTGGCTTTGTGCCTCAGGACGACGTCGTTCATGGGAACTTGACTGTCGAGGAGAACCTTTGGTTCAGCGCAAATTGCAG GCTCCCTGCGAGAATGTCACACCGTGATAGGGTTCTCATTGTGGAGAGGGTTATAGAGTCCCTGGACCTCCAGGGGGTCAGGAATTCGGTGGTTGGGACGGTGGAGAAGCGTGGAATCTCTGGCGGGCAGAGGAAGCGTGTCAATGTGGGGATTGAGATGGTGATGGAGCCATCTCTGCTGATCCTGGATGAACCAACCTCTGGCCTGGACAGTTCCTCGTCGCAACTGCTCCTCAAAGCTCTTCGTCACGAGGCACTTGAAGGGGTGAACATTTGCGCCGTTGTTCACCAACCGAG CTACACATTGTACAACATGTTTGATGACCTGATACTTCTGGCAAAAGGAGGCCTTATCGTTTACAATGGTCCCATCAAGACCATTGAGGACTACTTCTCCACTCTTGGGATTCATGTCCCCGACCGTGTAAACCCGCCAGACCATTACATTGACATTCTTGAAGGCATTGTGAAGCCCGAGTCAGGCATTAAGGCGAAGCATTTGCCGGTGCACTGGATGCTGTACAATGGCTACGAAGTGCCAAGTGACATGAAAGATGATCTCAAGGCAATGGGCGAGCAGAGCCCGGACGTTGATATCAATCGTTCAATGTCTGGATCAACCCCTCATTGCCTCCCTGCAGGCGTAACTAACGCTTTTGCACAAGAACGCAACCGTCTTGAGCACCGTCTGTCGAAACCTGGTGATCTGTCCAGCAGAAGAACACCAGGAATCCTAAAGCAATACAAGTTCTTCCTCGGAAG AGTTACGAAACAGCGGCTGCGTGAAGGCAGACTGCTTGGGGTTGATTTCCTGATACTAGGTCTAGCTGGGATCTGCTTGGGGACAATTGCAAAACTCAGTGACCCGACATTTGGGATGCCTGGCTATATTTACACTATCATTGCCGTGT CTCTTCTGTGCAAGATTGCGGCATTAAGATCATTTTCACTTGAGCGGTTGCAGTACCTGAGGGAAAGAGAATCTGGGATGAGCACACTGGCATACTTTCTTGCCAGGGATACCATCGATCATTTCAACACGGCTTTAAAGCCAATCATTTACCTCTCCATGTTTTACTACTTCAACAACCCGAGATCATCAATTGGCAGTAATTACGTCATACTCCTCTCACTTGTGTATTGTGTGACCGGGATAGGATACACTTTCGCCATCTGTTTCAATCCCGGCTCGGCGCAGCTG TGCTCTGCGCTGATACCTGTTGTTCTGACCTTGTTATCCACTCAAAGGACCACCCCTACATTTCTGAAGAATATGAGCTATCCAAAGTGGGCACTAGAGGGCTTCATAATTGCAAACGCAAAAAG GTATCCTGGAGTTTGGCTAATAACTCGCTGCGGCTTGCTGTTCAGGAGCGGTTTCAATATTCACAACTACCAACTCTGTATTGTGGTTCTGTTCATGTATGGTCTCTTCTTCAGGATTGTTGCATTTGTGGCAATGGTTCTGCTGAAGAAGAGATGA